A segment of the Prochlorococcus marinus str. MIT 9215 genome:
TCTTTTTGCCTTATAGTTCTTGGTCTTAAATATCTTCCCTCTTTAGAACGCGCAAGAACCTTTTTCCCAAGTTCAGCATGTGAGGATGATTCTCCCATATTTAGAGAACTTAGAGCCGCTTTAAGATCTACCTCTGGGACTTCTAATCCTTGTTCCCAAATTGGTCTTGTTAATTCTACTAACGCTGAGGCTCTCTCAATTTTAGATATGACACCGTTCATCTCAAGTTGTAAGCCTCTTATGGTTAAAGAAACTCCTGTTAGAGACTCAAACTTTTTTAAAAAAGAATTGCCTGGACCAGATAGTGCTGTAGCAGCATCGGAGCTTGGCAAATCTATTGTGAAGTGACCAGTTTTGGAAACTTCCTTCATCTAGTTATTTTGTAACAATAAAAACTTATCAAAGTACTAGCTTTCAGCTTCATTACTTCCGCTTTCTGTTTTACTACCTTCATTCTCTTCTTCTTTGGTTTTAGCCTTAGCTTTTTTCTCCTTCTCTAACTTTGCCTTACCAATTGCAATAGAGGGTCTTTCTATTTTTTCTAATAAACCTCCTTTCTCTAGTAAAGTCCTCACAACGTCAGTTGGCTGGGCACCCTGTGTAAGTCTTGTTCTTAGAGCTTCCGTGTCAAGTCTAGTTTCCTTAGTTCTTGGGTTATAAAAACCTAGTTCTTGTAGAGGTCTACCATCTCTTCTGGAAGTACTATTGCATGCAACAATTCTGAAACTTGCCTCTTTTTTCTTTCCAAAGCGCTTAAGGCGCAATTTAATCATCTTAAATTAATGCATTTTTAATAATAATATCATTTAAAGGGAAAAATTTTAAAACTATAAATCTGCAAAACCTTTTTTCTTTTTATTATTTTTTTGTTTTTTCATCGATTTATTATTGTTCATTCCTCCCATTCCTGGCATTCCTCCCATTCCTGGCATTCCTCCCATTCCTGGCATTCCTCCCATTCCTGGCATTCCTCCCATTCCTGGCATTCCTCCCATTCCTGGCATTCCTCCATTGGACATTTGTTTCATGAAACCTCTCATTCTTTGAAAATCAGCTAAAACTTTATCCACATCTTTTGCTTCATATCCACTACCTTGAGCAATTCTTTGTCTTCTTGAGGGTTGAGCAGCAAGAACCTCAGGTTTTTGTTTCTCCTCAAGAGTCATTGAAGAGATCATAGATTCTATTTTCTTAAGCTGATCTTCGCCGTCTTTTATCATCCCATCATCGATTTTATTCATTCCGGGAATCAATTTAATCAACCCCCCAAGTGATCCCATCCTTTTTATTAATCTCATTT
Coding sequences within it:
- the rpsP gene encoding 30S ribosomal protein S16; this translates as MIKLRLKRFGKKKEASFRIVACNSTSRRDGRPLQELGFYNPRTKETRLDTEALRTRLTQGAQPTDVVRTLLEKGGLLEKIERPSIAIGKAKLEKEKKAKAKTKEEENEGSKTESGSNEAES